Proteins from a genomic interval of Ictalurus furcatus strain D&B chromosome 2, Billie_1.0, whole genome shotgun sequence:
- the grap2a gene encoding GRB2-related adapter protein 2a: MEARGKFDFSATAEDELSFRKGDILKILGAQDDWFKAEMHGHEGFVPKNYVDRQTPSWFQENASRSAAEEILMSREVGGFLIRGSQSSPGDFSISVRHEFDVQHFKVMKDNKGNYYLWSEKFMSLNKLVEFYKTTSISKQREIFLRDGSREDPAPAPHPVKRGSDRPQPSTHRRPPEQAHTQQKQGSLEERTHNMGPTGKNSPVNPLPTSRRPSDNMPAPRLSVQVKALYDFIAEEDDELGFSAGDVIEVLDRSEASWWKGRLRGNVGLFPSNYTVQI; this comes from the exons ATGGAGGCACGAGGAAAATTTGACTTCAGCGCCACGGCGGAGGACGAGCTCAGCTTTCGCAAAGGAGACATCTTGAAG ATCCTCGGCGCTCAGGATGACTGGTTTAAAGCAGAAATGCACGGACACGAAGGATTCGTCCCTAAAAACTacgtggacagacagacacccAG CTGGTTTCAGGAGAACGCCAGCCGCAGCGCTGCAGAAGAAATTCTCATGTCCCGGGAGGTCGGAGGGTTCCTGATCCGCGGCAGTCAGAGCTCACCTGGAGATTTCTCCATCTCCGTCAG ACATGAGTTTGACGTGCAGCATTTTAAGGTGATGAAGGACAATAAAGGTAATTATTACCTGTGGAGCGAGAAGTTCATGTCCCTCAACAAGCTGGTGGAGTTTTACAAAACAACCTCCATCTCCAAACAAAGAGAGATCTTTCTGAGAGACGGGAGCCGAGAGGACCCTGCGCCGGCACCTcatcct gTAAAGAGAGGCAGTGACCGACCCCAACCCTCAACACACCGCAGACCACCAGAGCAAGCTCACACTCAGCAG AAACAAGGAAGTTTGGAGGAGAGAACTCACAACATGGGTCCTACAGGGAAGAACAGTCCAGTTAATCCCCTTCCAACATCCAGACGCCCTTCTGACAACATGCCTGcaccg AGGCTGTCTGTACAAGTGAAGGCTCTGTATGACTTCATAGCAGAGGAAGACGATGAGTTGGGCTTCAGCGCCGGCGACGTCATTGAGGTTCTGGATCGTTCTGAAGCGTCGTGGTGGAAAGGACGCCTGCGCGGGAACGTCGGACTTTTCCCGTCTAACTACACGGTTCAGATATAA